One region of Syntrophobacter fumaroxidans MPOB genomic DNA includes:
- a CDS encoding PAS domain-containing sensor histidine kinase — protein MSDERDGNKTQAVCSPPLKSRQAREEITDDAGGRPLRDRPHITRRNLDIIEFLPDATFVIDREGKVIAWNRAIEEMTGVRKKDILGRGDFAYAVPFYGERRPIVIDLVMGADSKFERKYQYVKKQGETYFAEAYAPNAYRGKGAYLWGKASPLYDGKGNWVGAIQSIRDITDKRLADQALARSERQFRMLVETMNEGLCVRDANDRVLYANDKMCRLLGYVREELVGMQVSALFDSANLLILQREMEKRRNREGSLYEIQMKSRDGRNIPVLVSGRPMFGEQGDYRGTISTMTDITTIKEAETKLRESEQKYRMIFENSPLGIFHFDADCVITTANENIFRIWGTTAEKLVGFNLNTSLKNKKMKAAVIACMSGKSAHYEGSYLSVTGGKISNLKANYGPILSADGKVIGGIGIIEDISERKQTEAALQESERQLHLLSSQLLAAQEQERKRIARELHDGIGSSLSTIKFSLEATLRRMRQGSQSYESLQNVIVLTQHAIDESRRIMTDLRPPILDDFGILTTMDWFCAQFRKAYTHLRVDKEIEVVEEDIPEALKIVIFRVLQEALHNTAKYSQASRVKIGLRKTPGTLELKIGDNGIGFDRTSASRRSDSSSGLGLPSMKERTELSGGTFSVESTEGAGTTLCATWPL, from the coding sequence GTGAGTGATGAACGCGACGGGAACAAGACACAGGCGGTGTGCTCTCCGCCTTTGAAATCCCGACAAGCCCGAGAAGAAATAACCGACGACGCCGGAGGCAGACCGCTCCGCGACCGCCCCCATATCACCCGCCGAAATCTCGATATCATTGAATTCCTTCCCGACGCCACTTTTGTCATCGATCGCGAGGGAAAAGTCATCGCGTGGAATCGAGCGATCGAGGAGATGACCGGGGTGAGGAAGAAGGACATCCTTGGCCGGGGAGATTTTGCATATGCGGTGCCGTTTTACGGCGAGCGCCGTCCGATCGTCATCGATCTGGTGATGGGTGCGGATTCGAAATTCGAGCGGAAATACCAGTATGTGAAAAAGCAGGGCGAGACGTATTTCGCTGAGGCTTACGCGCCAAATGCATACCGGGGCAAAGGCGCCTATTTGTGGGGCAAGGCATCCCCCCTGTACGACGGCAAAGGCAACTGGGTCGGCGCCATCCAGTCGATTCGCGACATAACCGACAAGAGGTTGGCCGATCAGGCTCTGGCCAGAAGCGAACGACAGTTTCGCATGCTGGTTGAGACCATGAACGAAGGGCTGTGCGTCCGCGATGCGAATGACCGGGTCCTTTACGCCAACGACAAGATGTGCCGGCTTCTTGGGTACGTCCGGGAGGAGCTCGTCGGCATGCAGGTATCGGCGCTTTTCGACAGCGCCAACCTGCTGATCCTTCAGCGTGAGATGGAGAAGCGCAGGAACCGGGAGGGCTCTCTTTATGAAATCCAGATGAAATCGAGGGACGGTCGGAACATCCCGGTGCTTGTTTCGGGCAGGCCGATGTTCGGCGAGCAGGGCGACTATCGGGGAACCATCAGCACGATGACCGATATCACCACGATCAAGGAAGCCGAAACGAAACTGCGCGAATCGGAACAAAAGTATCGCATGATCTTCGAGAATTCGCCCTTGGGCATTTTCCACTTTGATGCCGACTGCGTCATTACGACGGCCAACGAAAACATTTTCCGGATTTGGGGCACCACCGCCGAGAAGCTTGTGGGCTTCAACCTGAACACATCCTTGAAGAACAAGAAGATGAAGGCTGCGGTCATCGCGTGCATGTCCGGGAAGTCGGCACATTACGAGGGCAGCTACCTGTCGGTGACGGGAGGGAAGATTTCCAATTTGAAAGCGAACTACGGCCCGATCCTGTCGGCGGACGGCAAGGTGATCGGAGGTATCGGGATCATAGAGGATATCTCGGAACGCAAGCAGACCGAAGCGGCCCTGCAAGAGTCGGAGCGGCAGTTGCACCTCCTGTCGAGTCAGCTTCTGGCAGCCCAGGAACAGGAACGCAAGAGGATCGCCCGGGAGCTCCACGACGGCATCGGATCGTCTCTGAGCACAATCAAGTTCAGCCTCGAGGCGACGCTACGACGGATGAGGCAGGGTTCACAGAGTTACGAATCCCTGCAGAACGTCATCGTTCTCACCCAGCACGCCATAGACGAATCCAGAAGAATCATGACCGATCTTCGTCCTCCCATTCTGGATGACTTCGGCATCCTCACCACGATGGACTGGTTTTGCGCACAATTCAGGAAAGCCTACACGCACCTCCGGGTGGACAAGGAGATCGAGGTCGTGGAGGAGGACATTCCGGAGGCCTTGAAAATCGTCATTTTCCGGGTATTGCAGGAGGCGCTTCACAACACCGCGAAGTACAGCCAGGCCAGCCGGGTCAAGATCGGCCTTCGCAAGACGCCGGGAACGCTCGAGCTCAAAATCGGCGACAACGGTATCGGATTTGACCGGACCAGCGCCTCACGCCGCAGCGATTCCTCATCGGGTCTGGGTCTCCCCAGCATGAAGGAGCGAACCGAACTATCCGGCGGAACCTTCTCCGTCGAATCGACCGAAGGGGCGGGAACCACGCTTTGCGCGACATGGCCGCTCTGA
- a CDS encoding 6-phosphofructokinase: MGKRRVGILTGGGDCAGLNAVIRGITKSAVNNFDMEVVGFYDGFLGLIEKRFTILTFEMVSGILTQGGTILGSSNKANPFEHRVREGGQERCVDVSEECVALCEDLAMDALICVGGDGTMTIAEKLSRKGVNVIGLPKTIDKDLAETDITFGFDTARTVATEAIDRIHTTAQSHHRVMLIEVMGRNAGWLALEAGIAAGADIVLIPEIPYSIKEIIGVARRRSRFGRQFSIVVVAEGAAPVGGTQTVHRIVKDSPDPIRLGGISHRIATEIEEQTGIECRVTILGHVQRGGTPTPLDRLLATRFAVKAMELVEERCYNHMVAFQGGETVPVPIEKVAGRQRLVPLDSPLIKTARSVGTSLG; this comes from the coding sequence ATGGGTAAGAGAAGAGTTGGGATTCTCACGGGCGGAGGAGACTGCGCCGGTTTGAACGCAGTCATCAGGGGCATCACGAAGAGCGCCGTCAACAACTTCGACATGGAAGTCGTCGGCTTCTATGACGGGTTTCTCGGTCTCATCGAGAAGCGCTTCACGATCCTGACTTTCGAGATGGTTTCCGGCATCCTCACACAGGGAGGGACCATCCTGGGCTCGAGCAACAAGGCGAATCCCTTCGAACATCGGGTGCGCGAGGGCGGCCAGGAGCGTTGCGTGGACGTATCCGAGGAGTGCGTCGCCCTTTGCGAGGATCTTGCCATGGACGCCCTGATCTGCGTGGGTGGCGACGGGACCATGACAATTGCGGAGAAGCTGTCCCGCAAGGGAGTCAACGTCATCGGCCTGCCGAAGACCATTGACAAGGACCTTGCCGAGACGGACATCACGTTCGGCTTCGATACGGCCCGCACCGTCGCCACCGAGGCCATCGATCGAATTCACACAACGGCACAGTCCCATCACCGGGTCATGCTCATTGAAGTGATGGGAAGAAATGCGGGCTGGCTCGCCCTGGAGGCCGGGATCGCCGCGGGAGCCGACATTGTGCTGATTCCGGAAATTCCGTATTCCATCAAGGAGATCATTGGAGTGGCGCGAAGGCGAAGCCGCTTCGGGAGACAGTTCAGCATTGTAGTGGTGGCCGAAGGCGCGGCTCCCGTGGGAGGGACTCAGACCGTTCACAGAATCGTCAAGGACAGCCCGGACCCGATTCGCCTGGGCGGGATCAGCCACCGGATTGCGACCGAGATCGAGGAACAGACCGGGATCGAGTGCCGCGTCACCATTCTTGGGCACGTGCAGCGCGGAGGCACGCCCACACCCCTCGATCGCTTGCTCGCCACACGGTTTGCCGTAAAGGCCATGGAACTGGTGGAAGAACGCTGCTACAACCACATGGTCGCTTTCCAGGGAGGCGAAACGGTCCCGGTTCCCATCGAGAAGGTCGCGGGAAGACAGCGGCTTGTCCCGTTGGATTCCCCCCTCATCAAGACGGCGCGGTCCGTCGGTACCTCCCTGGGGTAG